One genomic window of Bacteroidales bacterium includes the following:
- the tatC gene encoding twin-arginine translocase subunit TatC → MSKNTEGEMSFLEHLEVMRWHLLRSITAIVILALVAFVFKDIVFDKIILAPKEPPFPTNRWLCQLGEILGLERICINQNPFTLQTVKMAEQFSMHIIVSLVAGVVVAFPYIFWEFWRFIVPALYDKERNTARGAVFYTSLLFILGVLFGYYIISPLSVNFLGNYKVSESVISAPTLRSYVQTITSVVLAAGLVFQLPILVYFLSKVGLVTPDFLKKYRRHSLVIIVTLSAIITPPDVFSQILVALPLMVLYEIGIAISKRIIRQQDAERAAGEKSVKRKKKASREPDAEQNTSAEAPETKEEDPEEKAEGPAGESAEENEAPGEESDEKNEDPAGTSETKETLSTKKPWKRPASKPDPEEGNEPGKESPEEEDDETEPRD, encoded by the coding sequence ATGAGTAAGAATACTGAAGGGGAAATGTCTTTCCTTGAGCACCTTGAAGTGATGCGCTGGCATCTCCTGCGTTCCATTACAGCGATTGTTATCCTGGCCCTGGTGGCTTTTGTATTTAAGGATATTGTTTTTGATAAAATTATTCTGGCACCTAAAGAACCCCCGTTCCCGACCAACCGCTGGTTGTGTCAGCTGGGCGAAATTCTCGGGTTGGAACGTATTTGTATCAACCAGAATCCCTTCACCTTACAGACTGTTAAAATGGCCGAACAGTTCTCCATGCATATTATTGTATCGCTGGTAGCCGGGGTTGTGGTGGCCTTCCCCTATATTTTCTGGGAATTCTGGAGGTTCATTGTTCCGGCCCTGTACGATAAGGAAAGGAACACCGCCAGGGGTGCGGTATTCTACACCTCATTGCTTTTTATCCTCGGGGTATTGTTTGGGTACTATATTATCAGCCCTCTTTCGGTCAATTTCCTGGGTAATTACAAAGTGAGTGAAAGTGTTATCAGTGCTCCCACACTCCGGTCCTACGTGCAGACCATTACCTCTGTGGTACTGGCCGCCGGACTGGTGTTCCAGTTGCCAATCCTTGTATACTTTCTGAGTAAGGTAGGACTGGTTACCCCAGACTTTTTAAAGAAGTACCGGAGGCACTCTCTGGTTATTATTGTCACTCTGTCCGCTATCATTACTCCACCCGATGTATTCAGCCAGATACTGGTAGCTCTGCCCCTGATGGTTCTGTATGAAATTGGCATCGCCATAAGTAAACGGATAATCAGGCAGCAGGATGCTGAAAGGGCAGCCGGTGAGAAATCCGTAAAAAGAAAGAAGAAGGCTTCCAGGGAGCCTGATGCAGAACAGAATACATCGGCTGAAGCTCCGGAAACAAAGGAGGAGGATCCGGAAGAAAAAGCGGAAGGCCCCGCCGGTGAATCTGCTGAAGAAAATGAAGCCCCCGGCGAGGAGTCTGATGAGAAGAATGAAGACCCCGCCGGAACGTCGGAAACAAAAGAGACGCTTAGTACGAAAAAACCATGGAAACGGCCGGCTTCCAAACCCGATCCCGAAGAGGGCAATGAACCCGGTAAGGAAAGTCCGGAGGAGGAAGATGATGAAACGGAGCCCCGGGATTAG
- the recQ gene encoding DNA helicase RecQ: MGKILHLNLKKYFGFDSFKGNQEDIISNVLEGNDTFVLMPTGGGKSLCYQLPALIKEGTAIVISPLIALMKNQVDAMRSFSLDDGVAHFLNSSLTKNAIANVKKDVLDKRTRLLYVAPESLTKEENIDFLKKVNISFYAIDEAHCISEWGHDFRPEYRRIRPIINKIGPAPLIALTATATPKVQNDIQKNLDMLGARVFKSSFRRHNLYYEIRPKVYATKEIIKFILANPNKSGIIYCLSRKKVEELAETLKVNGINALPYHAGMDAQTRSSNQDQFLMEEADVIVATIAFGMGIDKPDVRFVIHYDMPKSLEGYYQETGRAGRDGGEGRCIAFYRYKDIQKLEKFMQGKPVAEQEIGKQLLLETVAYAESAVCRPKLLLNYFGEFMEEGCDNCDNCLHPKQKFEGKAEILLSLKAILAVQEKFKSEHIANVLSGIANSAVKTYKHHHSEYFGAGKNKDAKFWNAVLRQSLIAGLITKDIENYGLLRLTEAGHEFIKKPYSMMLTQDHDFDIAPEENLSAAGGGTGAVDEELLHILKDLRKKMARELNLPPFVVFQDPSLEDMAIQYPVKIDELQNIVGVGTGKAKKYGQGFIDVIREYVDEKDIIRPQDMVVRSVVNKSGVKVYIIQSIDRKLSLDDIADAKNLTLMDLIDEIEAIVGSGTKLNIDYYLKEIMDEEKLEEVFEYFRKAETESIEDALAELGEEYFTEEEIRLVRIKFFSELAN; this comes from the coding sequence ATGGGAAAGATACTTCATCTTAACCTGAAGAAGTATTTTGGATTTGACAGTTTTAAAGGAAACCAGGAGGATATTATAAGCAATGTTCTTGAAGGCAATGACACCTTTGTACTGATGCCAACCGGTGGCGGCAAATCACTTTGTTATCAGCTTCCTGCACTTATAAAAGAAGGTACTGCCATTGTGATCTCTCCCCTGATTGCGCTGATGAAAAACCAGGTGGATGCCATGCGCAGTTTCAGCCTGGACGACGGGGTGGCCCATTTCCTTAACTCTTCTCTTACAAAAAATGCCATTGCCAATGTAAAGAAGGATGTACTGGATAAACGAACCCGCCTGCTCTACGTGGCTCCCGAGAGCCTGACCAAGGAGGAAAACATCGATTTCCTGAAGAAGGTAAATATCTCTTTCTATGCCATCGATGAGGCGCATTGCATTTCTGAATGGGGCCACGATTTCAGGCCGGAGTACAGAAGGATCAGACCCATTATTAATAAAATTGGTCCGGCACCGCTTATCGCCCTTACTGCAACTGCCACCCCAAAGGTTCAAAACGATATCCAGAAAAACCTGGATATGCTTGGAGCCAGAGTTTTTAAATCGTCCTTCCGCCGCCATAATCTTTATTACGAAATCAGGCCCAAGGTCTATGCAACCAAGGAGATTATCAAATTCATACTGGCCAATCCGAACAAATCCGGGATCATCTACTGCCTCTCCCGCAAGAAAGTGGAGGAGCTGGCGGAGACCCTGAAAGTCAACGGGATCAATGCCTTACCCTATCATGCGGGTATGGATGCCCAGACCCGGTCTTCAAACCAGGACCAGTTCCTGATGGAAGAGGCAGATGTCATTGTAGCCACCATTGCCTTTGGAATGGGCATTGATAAGCCGGATGTCCGTTTTGTTATTCATTATGATATGCCCAAGAGCCTGGAGGGATATTACCAGGAAACGGGAAGGGCCGGACGGGATGGAGGGGAAGGAAGGTGTATCGCGTTTTACAGATACAAGGACATCCAGAAACTGGAGAAGTTTATGCAGGGGAAGCCTGTGGCAGAGCAGGAAATCGGAAAACAGCTCCTTCTTGAGACCGTGGCTTATGCAGAATCGGCAGTGTGCCGTCCAAAGCTATTGCTCAACTATTTCGGGGAGTTTATGGAGGAAGGATGCGACAACTGCGACAACTGTTTACATCCAAAACAAAAATTTGAGGGTAAAGCAGAAATACTTTTAAGTTTAAAAGCTATTTTAGCGGTCCAGGAGAAATTTAAATCCGAGCATATTGCAAATGTTCTTTCAGGTATTGCCAATAGTGCAGTGAAGACCTACAAACATCATCATTCCGAGTACTTTGGAGCCGGAAAGAATAAGGATGCAAAGTTCTGGAATGCTGTGCTCAGGCAATCCCTGATTGCAGGATTGATAACAAAAGATATTGAAAATTACGGATTATTAAGGCTAACAGAAGCCGGTCATGAGTTTATTAAGAAGCCTTATTCGATGATGTTGACACAGGATCATGATTTTGATATTGCCCCTGAAGAGAACTTATCTGCAGCTGGCGGTGGCACCGGGGCAGTTGATGAGGAACTGCTTCATATCCTGAAGGATCTCAGGAAAAAAATGGCCAGGGAATTAAATCTTCCACCTTTTGTTGTATTCCAGGATCCTTCGCTGGAGGATATGGCAATTCAATATCCGGTGAAAATCGACGAGCTGCAGAATATTGTGGGCGTCGGTACCGGCAAAGCCAAAAAGTATGGCCAGGGATTTATCGATGTGATCCGGGAATATGTGGACGAGAAGGATATTATCCGTCCGCAGGATATGGTGGTCCGATCGGTGGTTAATAAGTCAGGGGTGAAAGTATATATCATCCAGAGCATCGACCGGAAGTTAAGCCTGGATGATATCGCCGATGCAAAGAATCTCACTCTTATGGATCTGATTGATGAGATTGAGGCCATCGTGGGGTCCGGAACAAAACTGAACATCGATTATTACCTGAAAGAGATCATGGATGAGGAGAAACTGGAAGAGGTTTTCGAATACTTCCGTAAGGCAGAAACAGAGTCCATCGAGGATGCTCTGGCTGAACTGGGGGAAGAGTATTTTACCGAAGAGGAGATAAGGCTCGTTCGAATCAAATTCTTTTCTGAGCTTGCCAACTAA
- a CDS encoding ABC transporter ATP-binding protein codes for MREILSIHGLSKSYKNVRAIRKLDLQITEGQAYGILGPNGSGKTTTLSILTGIIRQDSGSFLWFGQEPEASQRRSIGSLIETPHFYPYLNLERNLRIICDVKGMPYGDIDRVLETAQLAERKRSRFSTLSLGMKQRLGIAAALLGDPRVLVLDEPTNGLDPEGIAEVREIVLQQVKVGKTLILASHILSEVEKICSHVAILKKGELLANGPVKELLAEDEIIEISCNDNETLRQKLLGSSLVKELETENGLLVLTLNDEISPAEINAFAFANELVIDHMLSRKRSLESQFLELVKEEK; via the coding sequence ATGAGGGAAATCCTTTCCATTCACGGATTATCCAAATCCTATAAAAATGTCAGAGCCATCCGGAAACTGGATCTTCAGATCACAGAAGGCCAGGCTTATGGAATTCTGGGCCCCAACGGAAGTGGTAAAACCACCACGCTGTCCATTCTGACCGGAATTATCCGTCAGGACAGCGGATCGTTTCTTTGGTTCGGGCAAGAACCGGAAGCAAGCCAGAGAAGAAGCATCGGCTCTCTTATCGAAACACCTCATTTTTATCCCTACCTGAACCTGGAACGCAACCTGCGAATCATCTGCGATGTGAAAGGAATGCCATACGGGGATATTGACCGCGTTCTTGAAACAGCACAACTGGCAGAGAGAAAAAGATCCCGGTTCTCAACACTGTCGCTCGGTATGAAACAGCGGCTTGGAATTGCTGCGGCTCTGCTGGGCGATCCCAGGGTACTGGTCCTCGATGAACCAACCAATGGGCTGGACCCGGAGGGCATAGCCGAAGTACGTGAGATTGTTCTCCAGCAGGTGAAGGTGGGTAAAACCCTGATACTGGCCTCGCACATACTGAGTGAAGTTGAAAAAATATGCAGTCACGTGGCTATCCTGAAAAAAGGGGAACTATTAGCCAACGGACCGGTAAAGGAGTTACTGGCCGAGGATGAGATTATTGAGATCTCCTGTAATGATAACGAAACCCTCCGGCAGAAACTGTTGGGGTCTTCCTTGGTAAAAGAGCTTGAAACAGAAAACGGACTGCTGGTTCTCACCCTCAATGACGAGATTAGCCCTGCGGAGATCAATGCCTTTGCCTTTGCCAACGAGCTGGTGATCGATCATATGCTGAGCCGGAAAAGAAGCCTTGAATCACAGTTCCTGGAACTGGTAAAGGAAGAGAAATAA
- a CDS encoding glycosyltransferase, which yields MALPILFILLLIYAYSLLIMLFYLEIEKEPGMKGGLVENPMPVSIIIPFRNESDHLPGLLDDFLGQTCPVELWELIFVNDHSEDGSASELQSLLKARAPGGRNVSVISLPSGIRGKKAALAHGIARARYERIIQVDGDCRLGSRFLASHIHFQANFPSDLIAGMVSPEKGNGGFLEAYESLDMLSLMGSAAGSFGLGRPMMCSGANLSYSKKLYEETRIFDPRQHESSGDDMFLMIGARKLGRSLAFNTDREALVVTGAVKSLRSLINQRIRWGSKSGRYSMPDIQLLALLVALTNTSILLMPLWFFLYAGWWPWLAGALFLKSLADFLLLYRITGLAGQLKAMRLYIPVTLAYYPIFLITVLGALKGKADWK from the coding sequence ATGGCACTTCCCATACTTTTCATCCTATTACTAATCTATGCTTACTCCCTGCTTATCATGCTCTTTTATCTGGAGATAGAAAAGGAGCCAGGCATGAAAGGTGGTTTAGTGGAAAATCCAATGCCGGTGAGTATCATAATTCCGTTCAGGAACGAGTCGGATCATTTGCCCGGACTCCTGGATGACTTTCTTGGACAGACCTGCCCGGTGGAGCTGTGGGAACTTATATTTGTGAACGATCATTCGGAGGATGGGTCTGCTTCTGAACTGCAAAGCTTGCTAAAGGCCAGGGCCCCGGGGGGAAGGAATGTTTCCGTTATTTCCCTTCCTTCAGGGATAAGGGGGAAAAAGGCAGCACTTGCCCATGGCATTGCCCGTGCAAGGTACGAACGAATTATCCAGGTGGATGGAGATTGCAGGCTGGGCTCCCGTTTTTTAGCCTCGCACATCCACTTTCAGGCAAATTTTCCATCCGACCTGATTGCCGGAATGGTTTCTCCGGAAAAAGGTAACGGAGGGTTCCTGGAAGCCTATGAAAGCCTGGATATGTTATCGTTGATGGGGAGTGCGGCTGGTTCATTCGGGCTGGGCCGGCCCATGATGTGCAGCGGGGCAAATCTCTCCTATTCTAAAAAACTCTACGAGGAGACCCGCATCTTTGATCCCCGGCAACATGAATCTTCGGGCGATGACATGTTTCTGATGATCGGGGCGCGAAAGCTGGGCAGGTCCCTTGCTTTTAATACAGACAGGGAAGCACTGGTGGTGACCGGAGCGGTAAAAAGCCTGCGAAGCCTTATTAATCAACGCATTCGGTGGGGTTCAAAATCGGGCCGCTACAGCATGCCCGATATACAGTTACTGGCGCTTCTGGTCGCACTTACCAATACTTCCATTCTGCTTATGCCACTCTGGTTTTTTTTGTATGCCGGATGGTGGCCCTGGCTGGCCGGTGCCTTGTTCCTGAAGAGCCTGGCCGATTTTTTACTTCTTTACCGAATAACCGGGCTGGCCGGTCAGCTGAAAGCTATGCGACTTTACATACCGGTTACACTGGCTTACTATCCCATTTTTCTGATCACAGTCCTGGGCGCCCTTAAGGGAAAAGCTGACTGGAAATAA
- a CDS encoding response regulator encodes MAGGKKYDFDFSDRVVLVVEDNPISFQLMNAVLRQVKTNVVHAINGRKAIEMCESEDHFDLVLMDMQMPEVDGLEATRRIKQLRPDLPVVATTANIYDENAQACKEAGCDAFLSKPLQFRKMFELMQSFFDRQE; translated from the coding sequence ATGGCTGGTGGTAAAAAATATGATTTCGATTTTTCGGATAGAGTAGTTCTGGTGGTAGAGGACAACCCGATCTCTTTCCAGCTGATGAATGCAGTGCTCAGACAGGTGAAGACCAATGTGGTACATGCAATCAACGGGAGAAAGGCGATTGAAATGTGTGAATCAGAGGACCACTTCGATCTGGTCCTGATGGACATGCAGATGCCTGAAGTGGATGGACTGGAGGCGACCAGGAGAATCAAGCAACTCCGTCCGGATTTGCCCGTAGTTGCCACAACTGCCAATATCTACGACGAAAATGCACAGGCCTGTAAAGAGGCAGGCTGCGATGCTTTCCTTTCAAAACCTTTGCAGTTCAGGAAGATGTTCGAATTGATGCAATCATTTTTTGACCGGCAAGAATAG
- a CDS encoding nucleoside transporter C-terminal domain-containing protein codes for MIPERSGFDFDLIRLFRGMLGMAVLLALAYLFSNNRKAVNWKMVGTGLLFQVILAIGILYVPFVQVFFEFIGKGFVKILAFTNEGVNYLLKRNDTGATDPALQNFAFSILPTIIFFAAFSSLLFYLGIIQLFVKGFGYLLSRGLGLSGPESLSVAGNIFLGQTESPLLIKPYLEKMSKSEILLVMSGGMATLAGGVLAAYIGFLGGGDPVQQVIFAKHLLTASIMAAPGVVVISKIIVPQTESVDKTIEVSKEDVGKNALDAISNGTGDGLRLAVNVGAMLLVFIAFIAFANFIFVKIGGWTSLNDKILAVTDGKYSELSLEFILGYAFSPLMWLIGVAGEDITLVGSLLGKKLILTEFVAYIDLADMKAVGSFTETKSIIMSVYMLCGFANFASIGIQIGGIGALAPGRRVLLAQFGMRALLAGTLASLLSATIIGVLMG; via the coding sequence ATAATTCCTGAAAGAAGCGGATTTGATTTTGACCTGATACGCTTGTTTCGTGGAATGCTTGGTATGGCCGTATTGCTGGCTTTAGCTTATCTGTTCAGTAATAACCGGAAAGCGGTCAACTGGAAAATGGTGGGTACCGGACTGCTCTTCCAGGTGATTCTTGCAATCGGGATACTCTATGTTCCCTTTGTCCAGGTTTTTTTTGAATTTATTGGCAAAGGATTTGTAAAAATTCTTGCTTTTACCAACGAGGGAGTCAACTATCTTTTGAAACGTAACGACACGGGTGCCACAGATCCTGCACTGCAGAATTTTGCTTTCTCCATTCTTCCCACCATTATTTTTTTCGCGGCCTTCTCCAGCCTCTTGTTTTATCTGGGTATTATCCAGTTATTCGTCAAAGGATTTGGGTACCTCCTTTCGCGCGGTTTGGGCTTGTCGGGGCCCGAGAGCCTTTCGGTTGCCGGTAATATTTTCCTGGGTCAGACTGAATCGCCCCTGCTGATTAAACCCTACCTGGAGAAAATGAGTAAATCTGAGATACTGCTGGTGATGTCGGGCGGAATGGCCACCCTGGCAGGAGGGGTGCTGGCGGCCTATATCGGTTTCCTGGGTGGGGGGGATCCTGTCCAGCAGGTGATTTTTGCCAAGCATCTGCTTACCGCTTCGATCATGGCTGCTCCCGGAGTAGTGGTTATCTCGAAAATCATTGTTCCGCAGACCGAAAGTGTGGATAAAACCATTGAGGTAAGCAAGGAAGATGTGGGAAAGAATGCCCTGGACGCTATCTCCAATGGTACAGGAGACGGCCTGAGGCTGGCTGTTAATGTGGGGGCCATGTTGCTGGTATTTATTGCCTTTATTGCTTTTGCCAATTTTATTTTCGTGAAGATCGGGGGATGGACCAGCCTGAATGATAAGATTCTCGCAGTCACCGACGGAAAATATAGTGAACTTAGCCTGGAGTTTATTCTGGGATATGCTTTTTCACCCTTGATGTGGTTAATTGGTGTGGCGGGGGAGGATATCACCCTGGTAGGCTCCCTGCTTGGAAAAAAGCTGATATTGACAGAGTTTGTGGCCTATATTGATCTGGCCGATATGAAAGCTGTCGGCTCCTTTACCGAAACCAAGTCCATTATCATGTCGGTATATATGCTTTGTGGATTTGCCAATTTCGCATCCATTGGAATACAGATTGGAGGAATTGGAGCGCTCGCGCCGGGACGCAGGGTCTTGCTTGCACAATTTGGAATGCGGGCCTTGCTGGCAGGGACCCTTGCTTCCCTGCTTTCGGCCACTATTATCGGAGTTTTAATGGGCTAG
- a CDS encoding bifunctional nuclease family protein, whose product MGKIKLNVLGISYSQTQSGAYALVLSEEEGNRRIPIIVGGFEAQAIAIELEGLAPPRPLTHDLFKNFAEAYGITIMEVNIHKLEDGVFFANILCDNGGQSITLDARTSDAIALALRFNCPIYSTDTIVEKAGIVLDFEKGSDFEQTDVPPEQESEVEQGKKIKGAPQTDLSKRSMDELRSMLAEAVSKEDYEKASEVRDEINRRSR is encoded by the coding sequence ATGGGGAAAATCAAGTTAAATGTTCTGGGAATCTCCTATAGCCAGACCCAATCGGGCGCCTATGCACTGGTCCTTTCCGAGGAGGAAGGAAACCGGAGGATTCCTATCATAGTCGGAGGATTTGAAGCGCAGGCCATTGCCATTGAACTGGAGGGTCTGGCGCCACCCCGCCCGCTGACTCATGACCTGTTTAAGAATTTTGCAGAAGCTTATGGAATTACCATTATGGAGGTAAATATCCATAAGCTGGAGGATGGGGTGTTCTTCGCCAATATTCTGTGTGATAACGGCGGACAGAGCATCACCCTGGATGCCAGAACCTCCGATGCCATCGCACTGGCTCTGAGGTTTAACTGTCCGATATATTCCACAGATACCATCGTGGAGAAAGCCGGGATCGTGCTTGATTTTGAGAAGGGTTCCGATTTTGAACAAACGGATGTTCCCCCGGAGCAGGAGAGTGAAGTAGAACAAGGAAAAAAAATAAAGGGGGCTCCTCAGACCGACCTTTCCAAAAGAAGCATGGATGAGTTAAGATCGATGCTTGCAGAAGCAGTTTCTAAAGAGGACTATGAGAAGGCTTCTGAAGTCAGAGACGAGATAAACCGAAGGTCCAGATGA
- the rpmA gene encoding 50S ribosomal protein L27, whose translation MAHKKGAGSSRNGRESESKRLGVKLYGGQIVKAGNILVRQRGTVHHPGSNVGIGKDHTLFAMTDGMVKFTRKRDNKSYVSIEPLENQ comes from the coding sequence ATGGCACACAAGAAAGGAGCTGGTAGCTCAAGAAACGGTCGCGAATCAGAAAGCAAAAGACTTGGTGTGAAGCTTTACGGCGGACAGATCGTAAAAGCTGGAAATATCCTCGTGAGACAGAGGGGGACTGTTCATCATCCCGGAAGCAACGTGGGAATCGGTAAAGACCATACCCTGTTTGCGATGACCGACGGCATGGTAAAATTCACCAGGAAAAGAGACAACAAATCATACGTCTCCATCGAGCCGCTCGAAAACCAGTAG
- the serS gene encoding serine--tRNA ligase, translated as MLTIPYIRDNRETILKGLEIKNFRTPELIDQIIELDNERRSLQVTTNEKQAEMNKLSKKIGVLFKKGENELAQQIKEQTSAIKQELEALEQNLLLASSRLNELLVQVPNIPHPSVPPGNNDADNKEIRRGGVIPSLAEGSMPHWELAKKYKLIDFELGVKISGGGFPVFRGKGARLQRALISWFLDQNIKAGYEEILPPLLVNEASGFGTGQLPDKEGQMYHVAADNLYLIPTAEVPVTNIYRDVILNAADLPVKNTAYTPCFRREAGSYGKDVRGLNRVHQFDKVEIVHIEHPSRSYQALDDMVAHVEQLIVQLGLPYRIVELCGGDLSFTSALTFDFEVYSAAQEKWLEVSSVSNFESYQANRLKLRFREPGEKRPMLAHTLNGSALALPRIMAALLENYQTPEGIQIPEVLHPYLGPGNTMIS; from the coding sequence ATGCTTACCATTCCCTATATCCGCGACAACAGAGAAACCATCCTCAAAGGGCTGGAGATTAAAAATTTCAGAACTCCTGAACTGATCGACCAGATCATTGAACTGGATAATGAGCGACGCTCCCTGCAGGTAACAACCAATGAAAAGCAGGCTGAGATGAACAAACTCAGTAAAAAAATCGGAGTGCTTTTCAAAAAAGGCGAAAATGAGCTGGCTCAGCAGATAAAGGAGCAGACTTCGGCCATTAAACAGGAGCTGGAAGCCCTGGAGCAGAATCTGCTGCTTGCCAGTTCCAGACTAAACGAACTGCTGGTTCAGGTTCCTAATATTCCCCACCCTTCCGTACCTCCGGGCAATAATGACGCCGACAACAAAGAGATTCGCCGGGGAGGTGTGATTCCCAGCCTCGCTGAAGGTTCCATGCCGCACTGGGAACTGGCCAAAAAATATAAGTTGATCGATTTTGAACTGGGAGTCAAGATAAGCGGAGGCGGATTTCCGGTCTTCCGGGGAAAGGGCGCCAGGTTGCAGCGGGCCCTGATCTCCTGGTTCCTGGATCAGAACATAAAAGCCGGATATGAAGAGATACTCCCCCCTCTGTTGGTGAATGAAGCATCTGGATTTGGTACCGGACAGCTTCCCGATAAGGAGGGCCAGATGTACCATGTCGCCGCGGATAACCTTTACCTGATTCCTACTGCGGAAGTGCCTGTCACCAATATATACAGGGACGTGATCCTGAATGCCGCAGACCTGCCCGTAAAAAATACAGCCTACACCCCCTGTTTCAGAAGAGAGGCTGGCTCATACGGGAAAGATGTACGGGGACTAAACCGGGTGCATCAGTTCGACAAGGTGGAGATCGTCCATATTGAACACCCCTCTCGCTCCTACCAGGCCCTGGACGACATGGTGGCCCATGTGGAACAATTAATTGTCCAACTGGGTCTCCCCTACCGGATTGTGGAGCTCTGTGGTGGAGATCTCAGTTTTACTTCTGCACTCACCTTCGACTTTGAAGTCTACTCGGCTGCTCAGGAGAAGTGGCTGGAAGTCAGTTCAGTCTCTAATTTCGAATCCTATCAGGCCAACCGGCTGAAACTGCGTTTCAGGGAGCCGGGGGAGAAGCGTCCCATGCTGGCCCATACCCTTAATGGCAGCGCCCTGGCCCTGCCAAGAATAATGGCAGCCCTCTTAGAAAATTACCAGACCCCTGAGGGTATTCAAATCCCTGAAGTATTGCATCCCTATTTGGGACCAGGAAATACTATGATCTCCTGA
- a CDS encoding DMT family transporter — MNLKSARKAYILALLAVLFWSTSPTAFKLGLRFTDTWQLLTGASLGSTLVLGILVLARGQISSLLTFSGKDLAFSLLMGLLNPVAYYLILFKAYSILPAQVAQPLNMVWPIVLVLLSIPILGQRIRWLSIGAMLLSFSGVVLISSMGGSVSQDPQNRLGIGLALSTSVIWALYFLYNTRDRKDPVTRLFLNFCFASGILLLAGIFRAQPFPTSLEAWSAALYVGVFEMGITFVIWLMAIRLAPKSDRISNLVYLAPFLNLFFARYLLDEKIYLSTIAGIILLVTGIVIQNIIGKNEKQL, encoded by the coding sequence ATGAATCTTAAATCAGCCAGGAAAGCCTATATCTTAGCCCTCCTGGCTGTGCTATTCTGGTCGACCAGCCCTACGGCCTTTAAACTGGGGCTCCGGTTCACGGATACCTGGCAGCTGCTCACAGGGGCAAGCCTGGGTTCCACCCTGGTGCTGGGCATCCTGGTTCTGGCCAGGGGACAGATATCCTCACTGCTTACCTTTTCCGGAAAAGACCTTGCCTTCTCTCTGTTGATGGGACTGCTGAATCCCGTGGCCTATTACCTGATCCTTTTTAAGGCCTACAGCATCCTTCCGGCACAGGTGGCACAACCCCTCAACATGGTCTGGCCCATTGTATTGGTTCTGCTATCCATACCCATCCTTGGCCAGCGCATCCGCTGGCTCAGTATAGGGGCCATGTTGCTTAGCTTTTCCGGCGTGGTGCTGATTTCAAGTATGGGGGGCAGTGTGTCGCAGGACCCTCAAAACCGTCTTGGCATCGGGCTGGCCCTCTCCACTTCTGTGATTTGGGCCCTCTATTTTCTATACAATACACGTGACAGAAAAGATCCGGTGACCCGTCTCTTCCTCAATTTTTGCTTTGCATCAGGGATCCTCCTGCTTGCCGGGATCTTCAGGGCACAGCCCTTCCCCACCTCCCTGGAAGCTTGGTCGGCTGCCCTCTATGTGGGAGTTTTCGAAATGGGTATTACCTTTGTGATATGGCTCATGGCTATACGTCTGGCACCAAAGAGCGACCGGATCAGTAACCTGGTATACCTGGCGCCTTTCCTTAACCTGTTTTTTGCCAGATATTTACTGGACGAAAAAATATACCTGAGTACCATAGCCGGCATTATCCTGCTGGTAACCGGCATTGTAATCCAGAATATAATCGGGAAAAATGAAAAACAGCTCTGA
- the ruvC gene encoding crossover junction endodeoxyribonuclease RuvC: MKNSSERIILGIDPGTTMMGYGVIKGAGKNPVFMDMGVVDLKREGDHYMKLRKIYQRTLELIKLYLPDEVAIEAPFYGKNVQSMLKLGRAQGVAMAAVLARDIPVFEYAPRKIKLSITSKGDASKEQVARMLMRMFDLKDMPVKLDATDGLAAAVCHFYQKGVVFPREGVKNWEEFIRKNPDRIK; the protein is encoded by the coding sequence ATGAAAAACAGCTCTGAACGCATTATCCTGGGGATTGATCCAGGGACCACCATGATGGGGTATGGGGTCATCAAAGGGGCCGGAAAAAACCCGGTATTTATGGATATGGGGGTAGTGGACCTGAAACGCGAAGGCGATCACTATATGAAGCTTAGAAAGATTTATCAGCGCACACTTGAGCTAATAAAACTTTACCTTCCCGATGAAGTAGCCATCGAGGCGCCATTCTACGGAAAAAATGTGCAGTCGATGCTAAAACTGGGCAGAGCCCAGGGAGTAGCCATGGCTGCTGTTCTGGCCAGGGATATTCCTGTATTTGAATATGCTCCCCGGAAAATCAAACTATCCATCACCAGTAAGGGAGATGCTTCCAAGGAACAGGTGGCCCGCATGCTGATGAGAATGTTTGACCTGAAAGATATGCCGGTTAAACTGGATGCTACCGACGGATTGGCTGCAGCGGTTTGCCATTTCTATCAAAAGGGTGTCGTATTTCCCAGGGAAGGGGTAAAAAACTGGGAAGAGTTTATCCGCAAGAATCCGGACCGTATCAAATAA